In Hoplias malabaricus isolate fHopMal1 chromosome 18, fHopMal1.hap1, whole genome shotgun sequence, the genomic window taataaaatataaaatgactgTTAATTAAAAGCCTGTATTTAAAGAAATGTACTGTTACCTGTCTGTTATTGACCCATGTTAATCTTTGTCTGAATCTACAGAATATTTCTCCAGGGTTTTGCTTGAGAAGGTGGGCTTAGAAAAGCTGAAGACGTGGGCTTCTGTCAACCGTGGGGCCATTGTTCTCTGCTGGTGCGTAAGCCTGTATTTCTTTTAgtcctttctttatttatacgTTTTCTGTTAAAATACCTTGCGTacgttttacattttaaaccttACAATATTTACATCAGACTCGTTCCACAACAACCGCCATTTGGAGGTAAAGAATGTGCCATGGGTGAAATGCTGCTGCTGAAACATTTGAGTGCAGAAAGGAATGCTCATTCACGTTCAACTCAAACActgtaatttatataaaaaaaggaaCATCTCAAAGACACTTTCACAGGAGATTTCTTGCTTCTCCGTCAAGCTTGCTATTTCCCaaagtgtttttattgtgaGGAAGAATTCCCCTGCATTGGGCTCAGTTGTAAGCCTGTCGTATAGCAGCACTGCCACATTATGCTCTCCTCATGTTGGTATGCTAATAAAGGCCTATACAGTGGAGCTCTTTTCCCATTCATGCCAGGCAGCCCTCATGCCAGATTACTCTCCCCCTCTCCATAACTCTCCCTTGTCTCTGGGTCTTTGGTTCATTCCACTCCCCCTCTCCTCCCCAGTCTTTGTGCCTGACCTCCTCTAATCTCCCTAAGACTTTAAGCAGTGAGAGATTTGTCTGTTTCCCCTCTGTACACTCAGCTCTGGACAATGAGCTGTTTTCATAGGTCATAGCCTGTGGAATGTACATCTGAATTTACTTAatcttcatcatttttaaattatcaGATGTATTAACGGAGGTAAGAGAGAGGCCTTGTTAAGCCCAAAGTAATGTTAAAGGGAGATtacacagatttttaaaaatatatataaaaatgagaaaacataAGCAAAATTAAAACCTTTATTAAACTGACCAATGTTTTCAGGCTCTTTTTAAAGCAGTAAGAGATTAAATGGTTCGGGCTCTTTGAAGAGTTCCAGAACTTTGAGTGGCTAAAAGCAGCCTCAGCTTAGTTTTGGGAGCTACCAGTAGATGACTGTGGAGAGACCGGAGAATGCTAGCTGGAACATATCTAACAATCAATCCACAAGGCAAAGACAAGCATGAACATATGCATATAAAAAGCACTGGTAGAATCTCAAAATctattttaaaactaaacaggACAGTGACTGGAGTGCAGGTGTAATAGGATCTCTCTTCTCCTAAGAGTCAGAACTCTGGCAGCAGAGTTATGGACTGCAGATGTGTAAAGGAGCTCTTTGGGAGAGCCGATAAAACAGGCTTTCAGCAATCTAATCTCGATGTGATGACTGTATTGACAGGTTTCCCACTGTCTGCAGTTTAGCAATAAAAGCTGAACTTATCAAAAATGACACCAAAGTTCTTAACGTATTGTTTGGCCTTGAGAGGCATGTTGTTAAAAGATGTCTGAACATCATGTCTCTGAGGCTCTATGAGTACTTGGTTAATGTTGGCTTTTCACTTCCTGTTCTAGTAGAtcacaacacactgaaaaatataacaGTCATCCATAATTGCGGCATTTTAAGCACTTTTCTATATGTTATAAAATGTAGTGTGTTACCATGAGTTAGACCTAATACATGAAGTTGAAGATCAAGAGCTGAGCAGAGTTTTGTGGGAATATTGATGTGAATATTACAATTTTTCTTCTACAACAGCCTCCTCCAGAGTGCAGACACGGGAGTTGCAGAGGAAGTGAAGAGTGCTCTGCAGTCCATTATTCCTGAACTACAAAAAATCCACAATTCAAAAGGCGTTGAGGCTCTGTTGGAGAAACTGGCTTAAAAAAGAATAGAAATCGGTATTGATCAACAACTCAACATTTACAAACTGCATCCTGCAAGTGCTGGAGACCAAGACCAAGGTCTTAACTCTCTTGAGTGAGAGTTTTGTTTCTCAGTGTGATTTTTAGAGGGGGTTCTCTGCTGAAAATCCTTTTCCTCCAGGATATGGTTTAAGCAGCCCTTAGTTTGTAATTACACAAGATGACCCCAGTCAGGTTATGCATTGGGTTTTGTAACCCCTCCCCCTGcctccccccacacacaaactttGTTATATTGTATAATTAACTTTGGATTTATATGTATGTAAATACAGAATAAATATCTGTACTCATGTGCAATTTTGTATTTCATGTTACGAAATATAAACGCACAAAGCAATTTATGAATTAAATATGTTCAGCCGTTCCTTAATCTTAGCTTCAACAGAGCAGATTAAATCATGTATTTGTTCTAAAAATAAACCTAGCCGACACAAATGACTGAACCCTGAGGCAGTGAAAGTGTTTCGTCTGAGTGAAAGGAGTGTTTTTCAAAGCGTGTAATCATTTTGACGGTCTGAATACAACAAAGAGTTTATAAGCGCATTTATGCAAAAGCATCTTGACTGCTGAATGAGTTTCTGGTTGAAGGTCATTAAGGTGGTCCTAACCTCTTGGCCCTGTGCTCCACGTAATTCCAGACCCTTAGCCTTAAGATGTGTACCGTGAGAGGAAAAAGGAAGTTTGTATACACGGTAGAAAATTCTGTTCTTGCTCCATCTGTTTCAGAGCTAATTCTCCACTACCGCTTCCTTTTCTTCATTAGGGATTAATCCTTTAAGAATGTCCTGCTCTTATGAGGAAAAACAGTGTTGCACCATATTGTTCAATATTTACAGGTATCCAACATTCAACATGGTCAAATCAATACTcagtttaataattaatataattcattGTGTTCAAGAAAATCAACCTAGTTacaggctaagcaccagctctatgaaagtgtcaaacaaattaagctgctattttcattttaattcatatttatatatgtcagtaactaaaataatgtgaaatattcattgaggtccattaagtggtgctaaGCCCAAAGACTGACCTTCCTTCTCaaaatatcaccattttttTACATCAAAATCAAGAGAATAGAAAAAATACCTCTTATTTTAGGTATAAATTAGAACATAACTACAAAATACCGAACTGTGGTGACTCAAAATGGAAACTCGACATATTAACACAAGACTCCAATGCATGTTATCTCTTATAGCATTtggcagacagagagacttgcAGTTTTTTCCTGTTGAAAATGTAGGCCGCTGAAGCATTAGAAAATTTGCCACAGGATGCTTGTTGGAGACTCCATGCCTATGCTGGGAATTTAATTTTTCTCATGGACAAAGGCTAGTGTTTAGAAATTACATTTTACGAAAAgcaatacaatgcaatacacACCTCACAATCTTGtataattttttctttttttatttggttgAAGCCACCCTAACAGATTTCTGGgttttaatcattcattacacatgacattcattcactgtctgcaGCTCGTTTATCCAGCTcggggtctcggtgggtccagagcccaccaaGAATCATCAATGTTAATCAATtacctttaaatattttaaaaaattagaattagaatttacagaaatttaaaaaatagattaacaaaaaaaaaaaaaaaaaaatacatgtcaGTAGCAGTGCTCCCAGGGCCTATCAAATCTGTCCAGCAGAGAAACCTTGTTGCTTGAGAAAGCTGTTTATATGAACTATAAATCGGCTTTTGCGGCCTGAATGTtacacagatgttcaaaccgGGACAGGAAAAATTTACTCAACTATCGTGAGCAGATGTTAGACCTTGAAGTCTGTTTCAATCTATTCATGTTTTCTAACCCAGGTCTCTGTATTCTAGTGTTGTGTTTTAATAACACTTTTTATTTGAGCTTATTAACAGTTTACATAGTGGGCAATTTGGAAACAGTACCATTACAATATgtcaattatattttatataattttattttcttttttttttacatttattgatttattttaaagtcaATTCTCTGTCTAGTAAGTGTTTTAGTGGACACCATTGCAACATGTCTATTAAAAGCACACCGTAGAAATAAATCTATGTTAAGTactgaagaaaaaaagcaaacaaacatgtAATTTGTAACATGAAATGCCTCCCAGTGATTGAACAGAAATGCAGATCAGTTCAAGATCCTGTGGCTTTGAGTTATAATACATTCAAGTCTGTTTCCAATATTTTATTCACTGCTTAGGGGACAGTGACCTCCATTACGTGTATAAGGGTCCCAATTATTCACAGTGGAGAGGCTCTGGAACAGTGGTGTATGGTTTTTCACAGCACTCCGCAAACTTCTTGGCAGCTCTTTTGGCAAATCTCACTTTGCCACGAGCCTTCACATTGGAAGTGTACTCATGGGATTTAAGCTTGGAATAATAATCTGAGAACTTGTTGTATAGAATGGAGATGGGCATGCCATTCAGAATGATTCCAAATGAGATGCAGGCAAATGCAAAAATCCTACCCAGGTGAGTCTCAGGGAACATGTCACCATAACCCACCGTGGATATACTCACCTGTGGAGGAAACAAATGTACAACTGAGCTTGATCATTTACAATTAAAGGAAACATTTGCAATTTTGGGGAAGAGGACACTCTCTTTGTTGGGAAACATCACTTACATTACGTTCACCTATAAAATCTGGGGGATTATGTTAAAAAGGAACTTGGTGTATAGAGGGCAAAAGCTATATTTGCACTCTGTCGTAATCAGTGTCAAGACGCCATGTTTAAAAGCATTACAGTATAAAGGCACGAAGTGGGTGGGGATTAGCTGTACGTTACAGTTCCAAATTGGCTGAGTCTGCACTGTAAATTTCAGTGCCGCTGATGCCAGGGAAGCCTTTTTTACATAACAACAATGCACCAGTGGTTCAGCTTTCCTTAATATAGTACTTACAGTACACCAAGCCTAAGCATTACTGGAAATTTCAGACCAGCCAAGACATTTGTATCTTGGCAACAGGCTAGAATAACAAAAGCAGAAAAGCATATTCATGTCCTTTTTAGACACTATCTTCAATTACTTTAATGGTTTAAGGCATTGTGAATGTCTCAGTGAATAACTTGAAATTAGGAATTAAAAGGGTACTCACGGCAGCCCACCACCATGAATGAGGTATGCTGGTGAAATTAGTTTGGTGGACATCATGCTCCACTGTGTAAACCATAGCAGAAAACGTGAAAATGCCCATTGCAATGAAGAGGAAAAGGCATCCCACTTGCTGGTAACACTGGCGAAGTGTGAATCCGAAGGCCCTTAGTCCAGTGGAATGCCGGGCCAGCTTTAGGATGCGGAAGATCCTCATGAGACGCATAATACGCAGCACCTGTCCCACTTTACCAACCCTGCCCACTGTCTCAATGTCATGGTGATGCCTCTGATAATCCTCATCCTCAAAGCACTCCAGGATAATCTGCAGGTAGAACGGGAGGATGGCTATCAGGTCGACTCCATTCAAGACACTCCTCCCAAAGCTCTTGAGGTCCGGTGTGGACAGCAGTCGAAGCAGGTATTCCATAGTAAAGAATGCAATGCAGAAGGTCTCCACATGCTCCGCATAGGTCTTTCCACTGAGCTGGCCAGCTGCTGTTTTGTATTGCATCTCCTCTACCGTGTTAAGGGTCATGGCCACCAGCGAGACCAGCACAAAGAAACTGGAAGCCACAGCCATGAGCTTGGCTGTAATCGAGGAGAAAGGTTTCTCCATGAGATTCCAGATGTTGCGTCGGGTGTGTCCAAAAGCCATTCCTCTGAACAGCTCCTCGTTTTCCTCCACCTCAATCTCAGCCTGCAACTCCCGTTGCACCTTCAGTTGTTCATTCAGCTCATCCTGCCGCTCCTCGAATGAGATACGGCAACATCGGTGCGTGTTCTTGATCCGGACACCCCAGTAGTTGATCTCCTCCAAAAAGTTACGTGGACATAACTCATCTTTTATCCAAAGAACCCCAGTCCGGTAGAAATTGAAGATATTGTGGAAAATGTCTGGGTCCCGGTCAAAGAAGAACTCATTGTTCTGGACAACGTAGTCATCACAGAGGTCAAGCTTTCTGTTGTGGTCTGTGTATGTTGCAAGACGTCCAATTCTCGTCTTGGGATATTTGGCTGCCACTCTGTAAGAGATCTGGTAAACTTTACCCCCTACGTTGATGTTCAGCATGTAGTTCTTAATTGGAGATGAAAGCTTTAGAGGTGTGCACATCAATCTGTCATCTTCTTCCTCCTCATACTCTTCATAGATATCATAGATGTCCCGGCTCAGTTCCTGCATTGAATTCCATGGCTTCAGCCAGTTCTGCTGTGCAAACGGAAGCTCGTCTTCCTCCACAGGATCACTGGCACAAAGGTTTGTTCCCCCAAGTTTGTAGTTGGGGAAGAGGCTTCGCCTCCTTCCCTTAAACTTGAACATTCTGGTGGCGTCCTCTCTACCAAGTAGACTCAACCGTCACCGAGGGTGAGAAAGTAATGCATTGCTTCAACACTTCTCTAGCAGTTGAATCATAGCACAGCAGCGGGAGCAGCACTGAGCGTCTAATGTTGCTGACCAAGTGGATCTGTGTGCTTAACGGTTTAAATACTATTATCCTCTCTTGCAGACTCCCTCTCCCCACCCTAGTGCCTTTCATTTGCCTTACAATCACAAATCTCTTCCACAGCAGACTTTGGGTATTATCTTATATGCAATGCAGAAACTCTAATGGGAGGGGCTTTCCTATATCCAAATTATACATTGTATTAAATCCTTTTCATCAAATGAATTTCTGGATTGCAATTTATATTTCATGGTTgaggaacagaaaaaaacagcaatagaCAGCTGACCATCTGCTGTATGCTTTTAGTCCATTCAACAGGTGCAGTAGATTTTAGTAGGAATTATATCCAGAAGGACCTTGTAACTCAACCAACTATAAACCGGAGAACAGGTTTTTTGGGGTAGAATGACATGAGAATGGTGTCCTTATGCAGCCTTTATACTTCAGTAAGTGTCAAATTTCTGACTAGCCTGTAAATCCATTTGGAGTTCTTTtaccttatttaaaaaaaaagaggataAAGTTTTTGTCTCAGATCCAGGAATTATTGTCCATGCCTTTTTAAAAGAACTAATCACTAATGGTCTTTTtactgaacaccagaacagaaTCAGCAGCATGGGCATCTGAAAGGGACTGAACTGGTCACGGGTATCTTTCAAGATAAATTTGACCAACTCCTTAAAAATGGTACAAAATATGCAAAATTAGAAACTTTTTACATCTTCCAACGTGTGAGCCAAGATCTGCACGTACTTGTTGCTTTTTAGGTTGCATCAATATAAACACACCTTTCCCTTTAATCCCTGTCAAAGTAAACAAGCCAGGATAACCTGCTCCAAACTACCACACCTGTGCTCTCAAATGCAAATTCAATTATTCTAATCTGCAATCCACAATTAACTTCACTCAATCTCATCATCTTCACCCTCATGTCTGTTCCCTCAGTGAAGAGTTACGTGCACCGGAAAGACTGAAGCCTTTCAACTCCCTTGCTGCATTTATTATTTGCTAGTTTTCAGtggtaatttttttaaattcaacaTTTTGGAGAATCTGCGTAACACGTGGGTTACCATGTAATGAGGTACATTCAAATGTGATCCGACTGAACTgagcattttattttaagtcTTTGCAAATGTTCTTCACAATACAGAGCATTTAGTCCCCCTGTACAATGCTATAAAAATGTCACAAacagcacacaaacatacaaaataGTTTAacaaactttttttcttttttttgtttttttcctcaatACATTTTCTACCCTGGTACTATGACCCACCATAGCAAAATTGATTCAGTCAAATGTATACAATCTTATTTACACAGGAACGTGATCAAAGTGCTTGAAGAATCctgattaaatgtttaaagttaGGGTTATGTACAGTGTTTTACAAAGG contains:
- the kcnv2a gene encoding potassium voltage-gated channel subfamily V member 2, producing the protein MFKFKGRRRSLFPNYKLGGTNLCASDPVEEDELPFAQQNWLKPWNSMQELSRDIYDIYEEYEEEEDDRLMCTPLKLSSPIKNYMLNINVGGKVYQISYRVAAKYPKTRIGRLATYTDHNRKLDLCDDYVVQNNEFFFDRDPDIFHNIFNFYRTGVLWIKDELCPRNFLEEINYWGVRIKNTHRCCRISFEERQDELNEQLKVQRELQAEIEVEENEELFRGMAFGHTRRNIWNLMEKPFSSITAKLMAVASSFFVLVSLVAMTLNTVEEMQYKTAAGQLSGKTYAEHVETFCIAFFTMEYLLRLLSTPDLKSFGRSVLNGVDLIAILPFYLQIILECFEDEDYQRHHHDIETVGRVGKVGQVLRIMRLMRIFRILKLARHSTGLRAFGFTLRQCYQQVGCLFLFIAMGIFTFSAMVYTVEHDVHQTNFTSIPHSWWWAAVSISTVGYGDMFPETHLGRIFAFACISFGIILNGMPISILYNKFSDYYSKLKSHEYTSNVKARGKVRFAKRAAKKFAECCEKPYTTVPEPLHCE